One Vespa velutina chromosome 9, iVesVel2.1, whole genome shotgun sequence DNA segment encodes these proteins:
- the LOC124951732 gene encoding uncharacterized protein LOC124951732 isoform X1 → MTKSPPNRFLEFFRRSESMVTLRDERAVKLFACLREKPVREWAQIYEETYKRYAKGMMMMMMMLLLLVRLCWSQVFNEKYDKKKVLNMVYRYTWSPGRRNKKYQSSLVRALPRKASNEKRRGLTRVGRRANPRGTLPNVSFRPEHVCYNAAVIAGTFEHKQASKQASKQASKQASKQASRQANHSGTLRSSSGSHARIERFCCQRDDNNYKTPRIQYSGYAAVWSKSLGNLTFSTFLSHLENLTEDTK, encoded by the exons ATCAGAATCCATGGTTACGCTGAGGGATGAAAGAGCAGTAAAGCTGTTTGCTTGCTTACGCGAGAAACCTGTTCGCGAGTGGGCGCAAATTTACGAGGAGACCTACAAGAGATATGCCAAagggatgatgatgatgatgatgatgctgctgctgctcgTTCGCTTATGTTGGTCGCAGGTGTTCAACGAGAAATACGACAAGAAAAAG GTCCTAAATATGGTATATAGGTATACCTGGAGTCCAGgtagaagaaataagaaataccAATCGTCCCTAGTCCGTGCTTTGCCACGAAAAGCCTCGAACGAAAAGCGACGAGGCTTGACGAGGGTCGGACGGAGGGCCAACCCAAGGGGAACTTTACCGAACGTTTCGTTTCGACCTGAGCACGTTTGCTATAACGCTGCTGTTATAGCAGGAACGTTCGAgcacaagcaagcaagcaagcaggcaagcaagcaagcaagcaagcaagcaagcaagcaggcaAGCAGGCAAGCAAACCATAGTGGCACGCTACGCAGCAGCAGCGGTTCTCACGCTCGAATCGAACGTTTTTGCTGTCAACGTGACGACAACAACTACAAAACGCCGAGGATCCAATACAGCGGCTATGCCGCAGTTTGGAGCAAAAGCCTCGGAAACTTAACGTTTTCCACTTTCTTGTCTCACTTGGAAAATCTAACGGAGGATACAAAATAG
- the LOC124951732 gene encoding uncharacterized protein LOC124951732 isoform X2 has product MVTLRDERAVKLFACLREKPVREWAQIYEETYKRYAKGMMMMMMMLLLLVRLCWSQVFNEKYDKKKVLNMVYRYTWSPGRRNKKYQSSLVRALPRKASNEKRRGLTRVGRRANPRGTLPNVSFRPEHVCYNAAVIAGTFEHKQASKQASKQASKQASKQASRQANHSGTLRSSSGSHARIERFCCQRDDNNYKTPRIQYSGYAAVWSKSLGNLTFSTFLSHLENLTEDTK; this is encoded by the exons ATGGTTACGCTGAGGGATGAAAGAGCAGTAAAGCTGTTTGCTTGCTTACGCGAGAAACCTGTTCGCGAGTGGGCGCAAATTTACGAGGAGACCTACAAGAGATATGCCAAagggatgatgatgatgatgatgatgctgctgctgctcgTTCGCTTATGTTGGTCGCAGGTGTTCAACGAGAAATACGACAAGAAAAAG GTCCTAAATATGGTATATAGGTATACCTGGAGTCCAGgtagaagaaataagaaataccAATCGTCCCTAGTCCGTGCTTTGCCACGAAAAGCCTCGAACGAAAAGCGACGAGGCTTGACGAGGGTCGGACGGAGGGCCAACCCAAGGGGAACTTTACCGAACGTTTCGTTTCGACCTGAGCACGTTTGCTATAACGCTGCTGTTATAGCAGGAACGTTCGAgcacaagcaagcaagcaagcaggcaagcaagcaagcaagcaagcaagcaagcaagcaggcaAGCAGGCAAGCAAACCATAGTGGCACGCTACGCAGCAGCAGCGGTTCTCACGCTCGAATCGAACGTTTTTGCTGTCAACGTGACGACAACAACTACAAAACGCCGAGGATCCAATACAGCGGCTATGCCGCAGTTTGGAGCAAAAGCCTCGGAAACTTAACGTTTTCCACTTTCTTGTCTCACTTGGAAAATCTAACGGAGGATACAAAATAG